A DNA window from Halomicrobium mukohataei DSM 12286 contains the following coding sequences:
- a CDS encoding hydantoinase/oxoprolinase family protein, whose protein sequence is MDETLLGVDVGGTFTDVVVVADGRLTTAKVPTTADQSEGVLDGVERACDRAGVEMTAVDRFRHATTVAVNAMLERSGATTALVTTEGFADVLAIGRQDRPSLYDLDARGPTPLVPAARRYELDERATTDGVERPVDPDEVRALAAEIDADAVAVAFLHAYAHPDNERRVAAILRSELDVPVSASHEVLSEFREYERTATTVADAVLTPVVDDYLDRLAERAADRGLPAPRVMQANGGIADPATVRERAVTTVMSGPAAGVVGAAAFEPDDADGVITFDMGGTSSDVSLVRDGSVERTTEAAVGGHPIRIPMVDVETVGAGGGSIAGVDAGGALRVGPASAGADPGPACYGRGGTEPTVTDAALVLGYLGPDTTLGADLGLDADAAVAALDDLATAADLDGPVDAARGVFRVANATMTRAIRGVTTERGHDPRRFALAAFGGAGPMHAAPLADRLGVDRVVVPRASGVLSAFGLLAAAEHHDAVRTHRTTLGDATRATIEDVYEDLRGRVRADVSDPDAATYRRQADLRYVGQSHELTVDVSEPFRPADLRERFHAAHERARDYRLDDEPVELVNCRVTATIEGTAPERSFEGGGEPRVGTREAVFGDGRRETPIYDWPALVPERSIDGPAIVEGGESTVVCPPGWTLVADDEGTIRLEGSA, encoded by the coding sequence ATGGACGAGACGCTGCTGGGGGTCGACGTGGGCGGCACCTTCACGGACGTGGTTGTCGTCGCCGACGGACGGCTGACGACGGCGAAAGTACCCACGACGGCAGATCAGAGCGAGGGCGTACTCGACGGCGTCGAACGCGCCTGCGACCGGGCCGGCGTCGAGATGACCGCTGTCGACCGCTTTCGCCACGCCACGACCGTCGCGGTCAACGCCATGCTCGAACGGTCGGGAGCGACGACGGCACTGGTCACGACCGAGGGCTTCGCCGACGTGCTCGCGATCGGCCGACAGGACCGTCCCAGTCTCTACGATCTGGACGCGCGAGGACCGACGCCGCTCGTCCCCGCAGCGCGGCGCTACGAACTCGACGAACGTGCGACGACCGACGGCGTCGAGCGGCCGGTCGATCCCGACGAGGTGCGGGCGCTGGCCGCGGAGATCGACGCCGACGCGGTCGCGGTCGCCTTCCTCCACGCGTACGCTCACCCGGACAACGAGCGGCGTGTGGCGGCGATCCTCCGGTCCGAACTCGACGTGCCCGTCTCGGCCAGCCACGAGGTGCTGTCCGAGTTCCGCGAGTACGAACGCACGGCCACGACCGTCGCCGACGCCGTCCTCACGCCGGTCGTCGACGACTACCTCGATCGGCTCGCGGAGCGGGCGGCCGACCGCGGGCTCCCGGCACCACGGGTCATGCAGGCAAACGGCGGCATCGCCGATCCGGCCACGGTCCGCGAGCGAGCGGTGACGACCGTCATGTCCGGACCCGCTGCGGGCGTCGTCGGTGCCGCCGCCTTCGAGCCCGACGACGCCGACGGCGTGATCACGTTCGACATGGGCGGGACCTCAAGCGACGTGTCGCTGGTCCGGGACGGCTCGGTCGAGCGGACGACCGAGGCGGCCGTCGGCGGTCACCCGATCCGGATCCCGATGGTCGACGTCGAGACCGTCGGCGCGGGCGGGGGATCGATCGCCGGCGTCGACGCCGGGGGTGCGCTCCGCGTCGGCCCGGCGTCGGCCGGTGCCGACCCCGGTCCAGCCTGCTACGGCCGGGGCGGGACCGAACCGACGGTGACCGACGCCGCGCTCGTGCTGGGGTATCTCGGCCCCGACACGACGCTCGGTGCCGACCTCGGTCTCGACGCCGACGCTGCCGTGGCCGCGCTGGACGATCTCGCGACGGCGGCGGACCTCGACGGCCCGGTCGACGCGGCGCGGGGAGTCTTCCGGGTCGCCAACGCGACGATGACGCGAGCGATCCGCGGCGTGACGACCGAGCGCGGACACGACCCTCGGCGGTTCGCGCTGGCCGCCTTCGGCGGAGCCGGGCCGATGCACGCCGCCCCGCTGGCCGATCGACTCGGCGTCGATCGGGTGGTGGTCCCGCGAGCCAGCGGCGTCCTCTCGGCGTTCGGGCTGCTGGCGGCGGCCGAGCACCACGACGCGGTCAGAACCCACCGGACGACGCTGGGCGACGCCACGCGGGCGACGATCGAGGACGTATACGAGGACCTCCGCGGCCGCGTCCGTGCGGACGTGAGCGATCCCGACGCGGCGACGTATCGCCGGCAGGCGGACCTCCGCTACGTCGGCCAGAGCCACGAACTCACCGTCGACGTGAGCGAGCCGTTCCGCCCCGCCGACCTGCGAGAGCGGTTCCACGCGGCACACGAGCGCGCGCGGGACTACCGGCTCGACGACGAACCCGTCGAGCTGGTCAACTGCCGCGTCACGGCGACGATCGAGGGGACGGCTCCGGAGCGATCCTTCGAAGGGGGCGGCGAGCCGCGGGTCGGGACCCGCGAGGCGGTCTTCGGAGACGGGCGTCGTGAGACGCCGATCTACGACTGGCCGGCGCTGGTACCGGAACGGTCGATCGACGGCCCCGCGATCGTCGAGGGCGGCGAGAGCACCGTCGTCTGCCCGCCGGGGTGGACGCTCGTCGCCGACGACGAGGGGACGATCCGCCTGGAGGGATCGGCGTGA
- a CDS encoding BGTF surface domain-containing protein has protein sequence MSRYYPPTPVLVAVLVGAALTGGVAAQTDTAETPTASFTHEETLTVESGPNQQIRGTTSLEAGAEVTVRIRSANASDPFMARPTATVDENGAFTVTANLSNMSPGTTFTAELRIDGEAYAETTGQVVECADDCDGTAAETQSPTETAASDTGTHTVTEREPLTTDEPGFATAPRVLTVREGDSAELLVSTGSRDRVALVIGSEDANYRLNATLVDGDGDGHVAAMFDTGAAGRPATTLTAASEGDRVVIDSETESGIELAEYDMDLYASRNHDDILALGTLSVRSAGGESTENETSDSVSAQSETTVADTATADNRSATTASDGPGFGVFGALAGMILSIGAGALRSKRD, from the coding sequence ATGTCACGCTATTACCCACCAACACCCGTCCTCGTCGCCGTCCTCGTCGGCGCGGCACTGACCGGCGGCGTCGCCGCACAGACAGACACCGCCGAGACACCGACCGCGTCGTTCACCCACGAGGAGACTCTGACCGTCGAATCCGGGCCGAACCAACAGATCCGCGGGACGACGTCACTGGAAGCGGGCGCGGAAGTGACGGTCAGGATCCGGTCGGCGAACGCCAGCGATCCGTTCATGGCGCGGCCGACCGCGACCGTCGACGAGAACGGCGCGTTCACCGTCACGGCGAACCTGAGCAACATGTCGCCGGGAACGACGTTCACGGCGGAGCTCCGCATCGATGGAGAGGCGTACGCGGAAACGACCGGGCAGGTCGTCGAGTGCGCGGACGACTGCGATGGGACGGCGGCCGAGACACAGAGCCCGACAGAGACCGCCGCGTCCGACACCGGGACGCATACGGTCACGGAAAGAGAGCCACTGACGACCGACGAACCGGGCTTTGCCACAGCTCCGCGCGTTCTGACGGTTCGAGAAGGAGACTCGGCGGAGCTACTCGTCTCGACCGGCAGCCGCGATCGGGTCGCCCTGGTGATCGGCAGCGAGGACGCAAACTATCGACTCAACGCGACGCTCGTCGACGGTGACGGTGACGGGCACGTCGCGGCGATGTTCGACACCGGGGCTGCGGGACGCCCCGCGACGACACTGACGGCAGCCAGCGAGGGCGACCGCGTCGTGATTGACTCGGAGACCGAAAGCGGGATCGAACTCGCGGAGTACGATATGGACCTCTACGCAAGCCGTAACCACGACGACATCCTCGCACTCGGGACGCTGTCGGTCCGCAGTGCTGGTGGAGAGTCGACTGAGAACGAGACATCCGATTCGGTGTCGGCGCAATCCGAGACGACCGTCGCTGACACCGCAACCGCCGACAACCGATCCGCGACGACGGCGAGCGATGGGCCGGGCTTTGGCGTCTTCGGCGCGCTCGCTGGAATGATCCTCTCGATCGGGGCCGGCGCTCTCCGATCGAAACGCGACTGA
- a CDS encoding isochorismate synthase — MSRQDAAETEPASVGAETYVSASRRIDVSPLAAAGAVPDRRRFCWLHPEEPDLLAVGATAAVTVDSPDRFETADDRLTELFGAVDGPDAPEIAAPRAVGGFAFFDGNTVPADTQSHWRDFDDGTFVLPRAQIVAGDDATWLTVTVPEDEHSELSSQLDGWADRLTDAGTHDGTEPEATAFHWSLSREEWERTVDDVIGRIESDGLDKVVLAQELTVDLDAPVPVAPVLSRLRETYPNCTTFCFSPTPGRTFFGATPETLVALADGHVQTEALAGTTDRGETAAEDTDLADAMLGDEKYQVENRIVADTIADALRPVADDVTVAEPSIKRITNLQHLHRPITATVPSETSVLSLAERLHPTPAVGGSPRRAASDVIRDVEPFDRGWYASPVGWVDGDGDGTFVVGIRAGLTWDERLALYGGAGIVTGSDPTTEYGEVRSRFEPILDALEVELP; from the coding sequence AAACGTACGTCTCCGCGTCCCGACGAATCGACGTGTCCCCGCTCGCTGCCGCCGGTGCCGTCCCCGACCGGCGGCGATTCTGCTGGCTCCACCCCGAGGAGCCGGACCTGCTCGCCGTCGGCGCGACAGCCGCCGTGACGGTCGACAGCCCCGATCGATTCGAGACCGCAGACGACCGCCTGACGGAGCTTTTCGGAGCCGTCGACGGACCTGACGCCCCCGAGATCGCCGCCCCTCGCGCGGTCGGTGGGTTCGCCTTCTTCGACGGCAACACCGTGCCCGCCGACACACAGAGCCACTGGCGTGACTTCGACGACGGCACGTTCGTCCTGCCGCGGGCCCAGATCGTCGCCGGAGACGACGCGACCTGGCTGACGGTCACGGTTCCGGAAGACGAACACTCCGAGCTGTCGAGCCAACTCGACGGCTGGGCCGACCGGTTGACCGACGCTGGCACCCACGACGGTACCGAGCCCGAGGCGACGGCGTTCCACTGGTCGCTGTCCCGCGAGGAGTGGGAACGGACCGTCGACGACGTGATCGGCCGCATCGAGAGCGACGGACTCGACAAGGTCGTTCTCGCACAGGAACTCACGGTCGACCTCGACGCTCCCGTTCCGGTCGCCCCGGTGCTCTCGCGCCTGCGCGAGACGTACCCGAACTGTACGACGTTCTGTTTCTCCCCGACGCCGGGGCGGACGTTCTTCGGTGCGACCCCCGAGACGCTGGTCGCGCTGGCGGACGGCCACGTCCAGACGGAGGCACTGGCGGGGACGACCGACCGGGGCGAGACCGCCGCCGAGGACACCGATCTGGCCGACGCGATGCTGGGCGACGAGAAGTACCAGGTCGAGAACCGCATCGTCGCCGACACGATCGCCGACGCGTTGCGCCCGGTCGCCGACGACGTGACCGTCGCCGAACCGTCGATCAAGCGCATCACGAACCTCCAGCACCTCCACCGCCCGATCACGGCCACGGTCCCGAGCGAGACGAGCGTGCTCTCGCTGGCCGAGCGTCTCCACCCGACGCCGGCAGTCGGTGGGTCGCCCCGACGCGCGGCCAGCGACGTGATCCGCGACGTCGAGCCGTTCGATCGGGGCTGGTACGCCTCGCCGGTCGGCTGGGTCGACGGCGACGGCGACGGCACCTTCGTCGTCGGGATCCGTGCGGGGCTGACGTGGGACGAACGGCTCGCGCTGTACGGCGGCGCGGGCATCGTCACGGGCAGCGACCCGACGACGGAGTACGGCGAGGTACGGTCGCGGTTCGAACCGATTCTGGACGCGCTCGAAGTCGAGTTGCCGTAG